A genomic segment from Nodularia sphaerocarpa UHCC 0038 encodes:
- a CDS encoding sigma-70 family RNA polymerase sigma factor → MKSSFWKLWQKYEDYLYRCCVNWMGNATDAEDALSRAMLKAWDKIRDSTVEIKNFQGWVRRLTYNVCVDIHRERHRDVKQVESLETIAFEHKQELVSQEQNPVIAATEQELKSFFCVAIDELPPKLRETFILHFEEELSYKQIAQNLSISYANVRKRISQARAILKQGYNQDFIGAENGCYTDLGEWKSLDCSQSQKRTKSQNIAQTEGCISDNSTLPEQLETEQIVEYKQPEVVLTVSSLVVMDSQSQKKVYTAKSSLERAASKCYGSNELTQLASDNCLSLFSCQCELEGIIINFDTLSTIFNIQVQKLGKKSQINQDYLQNSWFKQIDVLFLNKQDLQNFSIFFPILKNKLSHLVRCFNFQCAQNFRMSAQSIAGVAQPDPEHRKKIKRILFYRFYLFYLPVCWRLWSDSGGFKNKIPNLSKGISASAVIIKNIVLVIKIMNLDRLAILSSFAVLSGFAFTSTAQAQNANVDFSGNIEPVVTIESNRSANNPTSLDVVSESQIRLSEILTVSANTSLVFSITNILDNGTILSGNQTYNDLDFVGAEIKDSNNIVVQSDTSPSGTAEVVSPLGTPSEVQTPVVNQDYQVDLTIANLNSVLPAGTYKVRLRLNLTPQ, encoded by the coding sequence ATGAAGTCAAGCTTTTGGAAGCTATGGCAAAAATATGAAGATTATCTGTACCGTTGTTGCGTCAATTGGATGGGTAATGCTACTGATGCCGAAGATGCCCTCAGTCGCGCCATGCTCAAAGCTTGGGATAAAATACGTGATTCTACGGTAGAAATTAAAAATTTTCAAGGTTGGGTAAGGCGATTAACTTATAATGTTTGCGTGGATATCCATAGAGAGCGTCATCGGGATGTAAAACAGGTTGAGAGTTTGGAAACAATAGCTTTTGAACACAAACAGGAATTAGTAAGTCAAGAACAAAACCCCGTTATTGCTGCTACAGAACAAGAACTGAAAAGTTTTTTTTGCGTTGCTATTGATGAGTTACCCCCAAAACTGCGAGAAACTTTTATTCTGCACTTTGAGGAAGAACTTTCATATAAACAAATTGCTCAAAACCTAAGTATTTCTTATGCTAATGTCCGCAAGCGTATTTCCCAAGCGCGGGCAATTTTGAAACAGGGATATAATCAGGATTTTATTGGGGCAGAGAATGGATGTTATACAGACTTAGGCGAGTGGAAATCTCTGGATTGTTCCCAGTCTCAAAAAAGGACTAAATCTCAGAATATTGCTCAAACAGAAGGCTGTATTAGTGACAATTCAACATTACCTGAGCAGTTAGAAACAGAGCAAATAGTCGAATATAAACAACCAGAAGTAGTGCTAACTGTTTCCTCCTTGGTTGTCATGGATAGTCAATCCCAGAAAAAGGTTTATACCGCTAAATCCTCCTTAGAAAGAGCAGCCAGTAAATGCTACGGCTCCAACGAATTAACGCAACTAGCTAGTGACAATTGCCTGAGTTTATTTTCTTGTCAATGTGAGCTAGAAGGAATCATAATTAACTTTGATACTTTGTCAACAATCTTTAATATCCAAGTGCAAAAGCTTGGTAAAAAATCTCAGATCAATCAGGATTATCTACAAAATTCCTGGTTTAAACAAATTGACGTTTTATTTCTGAACAAACAAGATTTGCAGAATTTTTCCATTTTTTTTCCTATTCTTAAGAATAAATTGTCTCATCTGGTGAGATGCTTCAATTTCCAGTGCGCTCAAAACTTCCGCATGAGCGCTCAGTCAATAGCTGGGGTAGCGCAGCCAGATCCTGAGCATAGGAAAAAAATTAAACGCATATTGTTTTATAGGTTTTATCTATTTTATTTACCAGTTTGTTGGCGACTGTGGTCTGACAGTGGAGGTTTTAAGAACAAAATACCAAATTTATCAAAGGGTATCTCTGCTAGTGCAGTGATCATCAAAAATATAGTCTTGGTCATAAAAATAATGAATCTTGATCGTCTTGCTATACTTAGCAGTTTTGCTGTTCTCAGTGGTTTTGCTTTCACTTCCACAGCCCAAGCCCAGAATGCTAACGTTGACTTCTCTGGCAATATAGAACCTGTTGTCACCATTGAGAGCAATAGAAGTGCCAATAACCCCACTAGCTTAGATGTTGTCAGTGAGAGTCAGATTCGTTTATCTGAAATCCTGACCGTGAGTGCTAACACCAGTTTAGTTTTCAGCATCACCAATATTCTTGACAACGGTACTATCTTATCAGGCAATCAAACATACAACGATCTAGATTTTGTCGGGGCTGAAATCAAGGATAGTAATAATATAGTTGTTCAGTCTGATACTTCACCCAGTGGAACAGCAGAGGTAGTTTCTCCCTTGGGGACACCAAGTGAAGTTCAAACACCAGTAGTTAATCAAGACTATCAGGTTGATCTGACCATTGCCAACTTGAATAGTGTATTACCTGCGGGAACTTACAAAGTTCGTCTTAGACTTAACTTAACACCTCAGTGA
- a CDS encoding P pilus assembly protein, chaperone PapD — protein MLKRLPNILPLLCFFGVGFTSIPAYSQQLSVSPLVIERQAESGQARGVIDVTNRSDKPYRARVSVAPFTYIREGFKALESSPNDLTPYLIFSPRELVIAPGQQRSIRFNARLLPSLPQGEYRAMFSIEELQENNDSEQKNQVSLSVNIIATIYVRNGDIVPVLEVEKAFYDAKSKEIRLLVNNTGKATTRAITEWNLSQNGKTVNSSILEETTIIAQGDRYIRIAYPPQGQTLIPGTYQFSGKLKWDFPKKGGDLPFNVNFTVSPEDINPENKPTTPINN, from the coding sequence ATGTTGAAAAGATTACCGAATATCCTACCTTTGTTGTGTTTTTTTGGCGTGGGTTTCACCTCAATACCAGCCTATAGTCAACAGTTATCTGTCTCACCTTTAGTGATTGAACGCCAAGCCGAATCAGGACAAGCTAGAGGAGTTATTGATGTAACAAATCGCTCAGATAAACCATATCGAGCCAGAGTTTCGGTTGCACCCTTTACCTATATTCGGGAAGGATTCAAGGCTTTAGAATCTAGCCCCAATGATTTAACACCCTATCTAATATTTTCTCCCCGTGAGTTAGTCATTGCACCAGGACAACAACGCTCAATTCGTTTCAATGCTAGGCTACTTCCTAGTTTACCCCAAGGGGAATATAGAGCTATGTTTTCTATTGAGGAGCTTCAAGAAAATAATGATTCTGAGCAAAAAAATCAGGTTAGTCTTTCTGTCAATATAATTGCCACAATCTATGTGAGAAATGGCGATATTGTTCCCGTTTTGGAAGTTGAAAAAGCATTTTATGATGCTAAGTCCAAAGAAATTAGATTATTAGTGAATAATACAGGTAAAGCCACAACCCGCGCTATAACTGAATGGAATCTTAGCCAAAATGGAAAAACTGTCAACTCTAGCATTCTAGAAGAAACTACCATTATTGCACAAGGCGATCGTTATATTAGAATCGCCTATCCTCCTCAAGGACAAACCCTGATACCAGGTACATATCAATTTTCAGGAAAACTGAAATGGGACTTTCCTAAAAAAGGAGGGGATTTACCTTTTAATGTAAATTTCACTGTTTCTCCAGAAGATATCAATCCTGAGAACAAACCTACTACACCCATCAATAATTAA
- a CDS encoding carboxypeptidase-like regulatory domain-containing protein, translating to MIFHLINPRIVNCCPQNTFSASFNYTIAEVNDSPVSPQPEEKTSEFVILPLGINVGRRNVLQSSFVRGYEDGEKAVNFADWLISWQDLTRALNLNVTTLPDGELELRGVGLVKRINPNELSTDPELGLVISIAKIAELLEVKAEFDIAAYAIIFEPPWLNFREQKNRLEEIPVILEGLPVVNAPNFTFSTIGQQINISGSENSNQLTSQGNFTTIGTILGGSWYSRINQPDLLDNTTWQLQEGQYLRQGDLNDYVIGSQPSFWQNQGRGDYWGFTAIRRFGFKADNLNGGGFTPSQRLQSNTINRIIEGAAAPGTLVQLISGNDRRIFAEVLVDSSGVYRFENVPISGIGVNYRILLYPNGQLASTPIEQEAIFLNLPGQLTQGTSSFIVSGGLSRQTKINDFFGDLNDVRGGVAYRHGVSDSLTLGAGIVYDQSLLGLVDIFYQPNNFPLKLALSALQTPENFKYNANLEFRPSPKLNLNLFGNEVFQSFNFNWIAAPSIIISSAGNNSSNIINAGINFNRKFGNIFTFSSVKIDNKGQLDLSSNARWRKLNFSSRSNATNTALGLIYDGSIFNLPGNESLNLGYETTNSHNRTNDLLSLKWKYQSPYRQSDRRSVWDFDLGYGIGSQGSGFLASVSTFVIPGLSLRLRYDGVSTTSDIAAFRIELSSAANFSPNFSPADSRFERLRSEGGIFIQPFLDKNNNGILDNNEEIYTQDIELLLILNNKKFNPSFSNVTKEGVLLKLAPGIYRVDLDPAGYPLDWKPAEVAAAIEVVAGSYTTFSIPFVASYTLAGTVTDSEGNPVAGAKVEAINPDTNSSVVSITNSAGIFYLEQLPLGTYQLQVNGKSAEPQTITINPDDETLQELNLKLP from the coding sequence GTGATTTTTCATTTAATTAATCCGAGAATTGTTAATTGCTGTCCCCAGAATACTTTCAGTGCAAGTTTTAATTATACTATTGCGGAAGTTAACGATTCTCCTGTTTCCCCTCAACCAGAAGAAAAAACTTCAGAGTTTGTGATTTTACCACTAGGAATTAATGTTGGTAGACGCAATGTTTTACAATCATCGTTTGTCAGAGGTTACGAAGATGGAGAGAAAGCGGTTAATTTTGCTGATTGGTTAATTTCTTGGCAAGATTTGACTAGAGCTTTAAACCTCAATGTCACTACTCTACCTGATGGCGAATTAGAACTGAGAGGCGTGGGTTTAGTTAAACGCATTAACCCCAATGAATTAAGCACAGATCCCGAATTAGGTTTAGTGATTTCTATTGCCAAAATTGCCGAATTATTAGAAGTTAAAGCCGAATTTGATATTGCAGCATATGCAATTATCTTTGAACCTCCCTGGTTGAATTTTCGAGAGCAAAAAAATCGCCTCGAAGAAATTCCGGTAATATTAGAAGGATTACCCGTTGTTAATGCTCCTAATTTTACATTCTCAACTATAGGACAACAAATTAATATTAGTGGTAGCGAGAACAGTAATCAATTAACTAGTCAAGGTAATTTCACAACTATTGGGACAATCTTGGGCGGAAGTTGGTATTCTCGGATTAATCAACCAGATTTACTTGATAATACCACTTGGCAACTGCAAGAAGGACAATATTTAAGACAAGGTGATTTGAATGATTATGTAATTGGTTCCCAACCGAGTTTCTGGCAAAATCAAGGTAGAGGTGATTATTGGGGTTTTACAGCAATTAGAAGATTTGGCTTTAAAGCAGATAATCTCAATGGTGGAGGATTTACTCCCTCTCAACGTTTGCAAAGTAACACAATTAACCGTATTATTGAAGGAGCCGCAGCACCTGGAACTTTAGTACAGTTAATTTCTGGAAATGACAGAAGAATTTTTGCAGAGGTATTAGTTGATTCTTCAGGAGTTTATCGGTTTGAGAATGTTCCCATTAGTGGTATTGGGGTAAATTATCGAATTTTACTTTATCCTAACGGACAGTTAGCCAGTACCCCCATTGAACAAGAAGCGATATTTCTGAATCTTCCTGGACAGTTAACTCAAGGAACATCCAGTTTTATTGTATCAGGTGGTTTGAGTAGACAAACCAAAATTAATGACTTTTTTGGCGACTTAAACGATGTTCGCGGCGGAGTTGCTTATCGTCATGGTGTTTCAGATTCTTTAACTTTGGGTGCGGGAATTGTTTATGATCAAAGTTTATTAGGATTAGTAGATATATTTTATCAACCTAATAACTTTCCCCTCAAACTAGCTTTATCTGCTTTACAAACACCAGAGAACTTCAAATATAATGCTAATCTAGAATTTAGACCATCTCCTAAATTAAATCTCAATTTGTTCGGGAATGAAGTCTTTCAAAGCTTTAATTTTAATTGGATTGCTGCTCCTAGTATAATTATAAGTAGCGCTGGAAATAACTCAAGTAATATTATCAATGCTGGAATTAACTTTAACAGAAAGTTTGGCAATATATTTACTTTTTCGAGTGTCAAAATAGATAATAAAGGACAATTAGATTTATCATCTAATGCTCGTTGGCGTAAATTGAATTTTTCCTCTAGATCCAATGCAACTAATACAGCATTAGGATTAATTTATGATGGTTCTATTTTTAATTTACCTGGGAATGAGTCTTTAAATTTAGGTTACGAAACTACCAATTCTCATAATCGCACTAATGATTTATTGAGTTTAAAATGGAAGTATCAATCACCATATCGCCAAAGTGATAGACGTTCTGTTTGGGATTTTGATCTAGGTTATGGTATCGGTTCTCAAGGTAGTGGTTTTTTAGCTTCTGTTTCTACTTTTGTGATTCCGGGTTTGTCTCTACGTTTGCGTTACGATGGAGTTTCTACTACTTCAGATATCGCTGCTTTTCGCATTGAACTGAGTTCAGCAGCCAATTTTAGCCCTAATTTTAGCCCCGCAGATAGTCGATTTGAACGGTTACGCAGTGAAGGGGGAATTTTTATTCAACCTTTCTTAGATAAGAATAATAATGGCATTTTGGATAATAACGAAGAGATTTATACTCAAGATATTGAGCTATTATTAATCCTCAATAACAAAAAATTTAATCCGAGTTTCTCAAATGTTACAAAAGAAGGTGTTTTATTAAAGCTTGCGCCGGGAATTTACCGAGTTGATTTAGATCCTGCTGGATATCCTCTCGACTGGAAACCTGCTGAAGTTGCTGCTGCTATAGAAGTTGTTGCTGGTAGTTATACAACTTTTTCTATACCTTTTGTTGCTTCTTACACTTTAGCTGGAACTGTGACTGACTCAGAGGGAAATCCCGTTGCTGGTGCTAAGGTGGAAGCGATTAATCCTGATACTAATTCCTCAGTGGTTTCTATTACTAATAGTGC